Proteins encoded within one genomic window of Diorhabda sublineata isolate icDioSubl1.1 chromosome 1, icDioSubl1.1, whole genome shotgun sequence:
- the LOC130449410 gene encoding facilitated trehalose transporter Tret1-like isoform X1 — translation MASEDNRVSNSVKPTYSSLRRSLPQIIAVCIKNCLLFVHGMSLGFPTILIPGVSGRDLSERVLLNEEEISWISSLNLICIPLGCLVSGSVTQAVGRKRAMQFINIPFITAWIILTFSTTVWQIFLALCILGFSGGLMEAPVLTYVAEITQPHLRGILSSTSTMSVTLGMLSQFILGTCTSWRTVTLINCIVPILSFISLTFVPETPVWLLSKNRSEEAKRSIVWLRGWTSVDDIQDEFQELSKQIHLNQDNVNSRIEKLSVFTKRIFLYPCLLISFVFVLNTFNGYGPFQVYAIKIFDAMQVSLDSYRSTIIVGAMQLVGAVVCVTSISFLGKRKLNFFSLFLSGICCFSVATYAYFNNINYFDETNTSEVNPYNWIPTLFLILFGFFSYLGIRVLPFILIGEIFAVEIRAFSSGFSAGLGYVVGFVANKTFLTMVGTFGLPAVFWFYSAVGILGTLGLYFALPETEGKSLYEISEHFAGRSRLRNSVRRKSEKSSRIEDGIHNIAFETDDKVESRL, via the exons ATGGCATCTGAAGATAATCG AGTCTCAAATAGTGTAAAGCCAACTTATAGCTCTTTAAGAAGAAGTCTTCCTCAAATTATAGCTGTGTGTATAAAGAATTGCCTCTTATTCGTCCACGGGATGAGTTTGGGGTTTCCAACTATTTTAATTCCAGGTGTTTCTGGACGTGATCTATCAGAACGCGTTTTATTGAACGAAGAAGAAATATCGTGGATAA GTTCTTTGAATCTAATTTGCATTCCTTTGGGATGTCTGGTGTCGGGGTCAGTTACTCAAGCCGTTGGTAGAAAACGAGCGATGCAGTTTATCAATATTCCTTTCATTACAGCATGgattattttaactttttctaCCACCGTATGGCAGATATTTTTAGCTCTTTGTATATTAGGATTTAGTGGAGGTTTAATGGAAGCTCCG GTATTGACTTACGTGGCTGAAATAACCCAGCCACATTTACGAGGCATCCTATCCTCCACCAGTACAATGTCAGTAACATTAGGAATGTTGAGTCAATTTATACTAGGAACATGTACTAGTTGGCGTACCGTGACGCTAATCAATTGCATAGTACcgattttatcttttatttcacTAACTTTCGTACCGGAAACTCCGGTATGGCTTTTGTCTAAAAACAGATCAGAAGAAGCGAAAAGAAGTATCGTTTGGTTGAGAGGGTGGACCTCCGTAGACGACATCCAAGACGAATTCCAAGAACTCAGTAAACAAATCCATTTGAATCAAGATAATGTGAACAGCAGAATCGAAAAATTGAGTGTATTTACGAAAAGGATTTTCCTATATCCTTGTCTACTTATTTCTTTCGTTTTCGTGTTGAATACTTTCAACGGTTACGGTCCTTTTCAAGTTTACGCTATCAAAATTTTCGACGCGATGCAAGTTTCTTTGGATTCTTATCGTTCGACGATTATTGTCGGTGCTATGCAACTTGTCGGTGCCGTGGTTTGTGTTACGTCTATCAGTTTCCTTGGGAAAcggaaactcaattttttctctttgtttttatcgggaatttGTTGTTTTTCCGTCGCCACTTACgcttattttaataatatcaattatttcgatGAAACCAACACTTCGGAAGTTAATCCCTATAATTGGATACCGACTCTATTTCTCATATTATTCGGTTTTTTTTCTTATCTAGGAATAAGAGTTTTGCCTTTTATTCTTATCGGGGAAATATTCGCGGTGGAAATTCGAGCGTTTTCCTCCGGATTTTCCGCTGGTTTGGGATACGTTGTTGGATTCGTAgccaataaaacttttttaaccaTGGTTGGTACGTTCGGTTTACCGgctgttttttggttttattctgCAGTAGGGATTTTGGGTACGTTGGGATTGTATTTCGCACTTCCGGAAACCGAAGGGAAAAGTTTGTATGAAATTAGCGAACATTTCGCCGGTAGATCTCGACTTAGGAATAGCGTTAGAAGGAAAAGTGAAAAATCTTCACGAATCGAAGATGGAATTCATAATATAGCTTTTGAAACGGACGATAAAGTCGAAAGTAGGTTATga
- the LOC130449410 gene encoding facilitated trehalose transporter Tret1-like isoform X2 translates to MEQVSNSVKPTYSSLRRSLPQIIAVCIKNCLLFVHGMSLGFPTILIPGVSGRDLSERVLLNEEEISWISSLNLICIPLGCLVSGSVTQAVGRKRAMQFINIPFITAWIILTFSTTVWQIFLALCILGFSGGLMEAPVLTYVAEITQPHLRGILSSTSTMSVTLGMLSQFILGTCTSWRTVTLINCIVPILSFISLTFVPETPVWLLSKNRSEEAKRSIVWLRGWTSVDDIQDEFQELSKQIHLNQDNVNSRIEKLSVFTKRIFLYPCLLISFVFVLNTFNGYGPFQVYAIKIFDAMQVSLDSYRSTIIVGAMQLVGAVVCVTSISFLGKRKLNFFSLFLSGICCFSVATYAYFNNINYFDETNTSEVNPYNWIPTLFLILFGFFSYLGIRVLPFILIGEIFAVEIRAFSSGFSAGLGYVVGFVANKTFLTMVGTFGLPAVFWFYSAVGILGTLGLYFALPETEGKSLYEISEHFAGRSRLRNSVRRKSEKSSRIEDGIHNIAFETDDKVESRL, encoded by the exons ATGGAGCA AGTCTCAAATAGTGTAAAGCCAACTTATAGCTCTTTAAGAAGAAGTCTTCCTCAAATTATAGCTGTGTGTATAAAGAATTGCCTCTTATTCGTCCACGGGATGAGTTTGGGGTTTCCAACTATTTTAATTCCAGGTGTTTCTGGACGTGATCTATCAGAACGCGTTTTATTGAACGAAGAAGAAATATCGTGGATAA GTTCTTTGAATCTAATTTGCATTCCTTTGGGATGTCTGGTGTCGGGGTCAGTTACTCAAGCCGTTGGTAGAAAACGAGCGATGCAGTTTATCAATATTCCTTTCATTACAGCATGgattattttaactttttctaCCACCGTATGGCAGATATTTTTAGCTCTTTGTATATTAGGATTTAGTGGAGGTTTAATGGAAGCTCCG GTATTGACTTACGTGGCTGAAATAACCCAGCCACATTTACGAGGCATCCTATCCTCCACCAGTACAATGTCAGTAACATTAGGAATGTTGAGTCAATTTATACTAGGAACATGTACTAGTTGGCGTACCGTGACGCTAATCAATTGCATAGTACcgattttatcttttatttcacTAACTTTCGTACCGGAAACTCCGGTATGGCTTTTGTCTAAAAACAGATCAGAAGAAGCGAAAAGAAGTATCGTTTGGTTGAGAGGGTGGACCTCCGTAGACGACATCCAAGACGAATTCCAAGAACTCAGTAAACAAATCCATTTGAATCAAGATAATGTGAACAGCAGAATCGAAAAATTGAGTGTATTTACGAAAAGGATTTTCCTATATCCTTGTCTACTTATTTCTTTCGTTTTCGTGTTGAATACTTTCAACGGTTACGGTCCTTTTCAAGTTTACGCTATCAAAATTTTCGACGCGATGCAAGTTTCTTTGGATTCTTATCGTTCGACGATTATTGTCGGTGCTATGCAACTTGTCGGTGCCGTGGTTTGTGTTACGTCTATCAGTTTCCTTGGGAAAcggaaactcaattttttctctttgtttttatcgggaatttGTTGTTTTTCCGTCGCCACTTACgcttattttaataatatcaattatttcgatGAAACCAACACTTCGGAAGTTAATCCCTATAATTGGATACCGACTCTATTTCTCATATTATTCGGTTTTTTTTCTTATCTAGGAATAAGAGTTTTGCCTTTTATTCTTATCGGGGAAATATTCGCGGTGGAAATTCGAGCGTTTTCCTCCGGATTTTCCGCTGGTTTGGGATACGTTGTTGGATTCGTAgccaataaaacttttttaaccaTGGTTGGTACGTTCGGTTTACCGgctgttttttggttttattctgCAGTAGGGATTTTGGGTACGTTGGGATTGTATTTCGCACTTCCGGAAACCGAAGGGAAAAGTTTGTATGAAATTAGCGAACATTTCGCCGGTAGATCTCGACTTAGGAATAGCGTTAGAAGGAAAAGTGAAAAATCTTCACGAATCGAAGATGGAATTCATAATATAGCTTTTGAAACGGACGATAAAGTCGAAAGTAGGTTATga
- the LOC130449533 gene encoding tRNA-splicing endonuclease subunit Sen34 — protein MINLYLTNGEILLYDVDDWAVLRKNYRIIGEIVGDSLHTPSLPVKILPEEACLLLSKNIVNVLEASEEIIKTENDQNRLDEYETTLLSAQIVEYQETRKVQIEKIVDRIMAKPNENRSREEIIEDQLKRTPSVTKENMIWPVHLCTSNTTNKKTVTISDILKITSKLKSEVYSDLWERGYYITQGHKFGGDFLVYNGEPICHHAVFIIKCVECEENISPLEVIAFGRLGTSVKKRAVLASLTDSKVSYITINWIDS, from the coding sequence atgATTAACTTATATTTAACAAATGGAGAAATACTTTTATACGATGTGGACGATTGGgcagttttgagaaaaaattatagaattatagGAGAAATAGTAGGAGATTCTTTACATACACCATCTCTACCAGTTAAAATTCTCCCAGAAGAAGCTTGCTTACTCTTGTCTAAGAATATTGTTAATGTACTAGAAGCTTCTGAAGAAATAATCAAAACTGAAAACGATCAAAATCGATTAGACGAGTATGAAACAACATTATTATCAGCTCAAATAGTTGAATATCAAGAAACCCGAAAAGTCCAAATCGAAAAAATAGTTGATAGAATTATGGCTAAACCAAATGAAAACCGAAGTAGGGAAGAAATTATAGAAGATCAACTAAAAAGAACACCTTCagtaacaaaagaaaatatgatttggCCCGTTCATTTGTGTACATctaatacaacaaataaaaaaacagttacAATAAgcgatattttaaaaattacaagtaAATTAAAAAGTGAAGTTTATTCAGATTTGTGGGAAAGGGGTTATTATATTACACAAGGACATAAGTTTGGTGGAGATTTTCTAGTGTATAATGGAGAACCTATTTGCCATCACgcagtttttataattaaatgtgTCGAATGTGAGGAAAATATTTCTCCATTAGAAGTAATCGCATTCGGTAGGTTAGGAACTTCAGTGAAAAAAAGAGCTGTATTAGCGTCACTAACAGATTCCAAAGTGTCTTATATTACAATTAACTGGATCGATTCataa
- the LOC130452028 gene encoding proton-coupled folate transporter-like isoform X2 gives MAWNRYLGVEVMLLLCRFSMILEGSVYTNLYIYRTCYVILGYNQSDCAQLGNEVNDITKDLEPKVQPTVNKINMVQTVAGTLFPMIFNLFVGTWSDKFGRKPFLLLCLIGIIVTTTGNIFIIHFENASPWWFIVTSLPTVVTGGFVTLFIVISAYLVDSSTSTNRATRFSLIEVTSGIASFVGSLVSAPILYATSYQTIFIIAAGLQLTSFLYTLLFISETVKKENNNRVPKIVELIKTGGIIGNIKHALRKRENNIRPYLLMIVGVPLISGFASGQASVMNLFLRAKHHWNLTKINTVHSFVSVLNISGTLAGTFLLYKTLKMKEMHLILLCMTTASIGNLLWGLATNDYYIYATYIINCFGGLASLMWKTLLSYMVPPDEIGKILALVTIINNLNNLLSSLVYTNIYNATIDTNSGIFNFVSFGIHVVVLIIILFMLRLKLPRYQAPTDANAEIESGPKEVTSNNNTTESVKKNSNRRSLSLDIAVTVNNEIEENTKKFSLNY, from the exons ATGGCATGGAATAGATATCTGGGTGTGGAAGTGATGCTGCTACTCTGTAGATTTTCAATGATTTTAGAAG GATCCGTGTATACGAATCTGTACATCTACAGGACTTGTTACGTAATATTAGGTTATAATCAATCGGATTGTGCCCAATTAGGAAATGAGGTAAACGATATAACCAAAGATTTGGAACCGAAAGTTCAACCGACCGTAAACAAAATCAATATGGTACAAACAGTCGCTGGTACTTTGTTCCCGATGATTTTTAACTTGTTTGTGGGAACGTGGTCCGACAAATTTGGAAGAAAACCGTTCTTGTTGCTTTGTTTaatag GGATAATTGTTACGACGactggaaatattttcattattcatttcgAAAACGCTTCGCCTTGGTGGTTTATAGTGACTTCTTTACCGACTGTTGTCACGGGTGGATTCGTTACTTTATTCATTGTCATTTCAGCTTATCTAGTTGATAGTTCGACCTCCACAAATAGAGCTACTAG ATTTTCTTTGATTGAAGTGACATCTGGAATAGCCTCGTTCGTTGGAAGTCTTGTATCGGCGCCTATTTTATACGCTACTAGCTACcaaactatatttattatagCAGCTGGACTACAACTGACTAGTTTTCTATATACTTTACTGTTTATATCAGAAACAGTtaagaaagaaaacaataataga gTGCCGAAAATTGTAGAGTTAATAAAAACAGGCGGTATCATCGGAAATATAAAACATGCTTTGAGAAAACGCGAAAACAACATCAGACCATACCTTCTAATGATTGTAGGAGTACCACTGATATCAGGATTTGCGAGTGGACAAGCATCTGTCATGAATCTATTTTTGAGAGCTAAACATCATTGGAATTTAACCAAAATTAACACAGTTCACAGTTTCGTAAGTGTTTTGAATATATCTGGTACGCTGGCTGGTACGTTCCTTTTATATAAAACGCTGAAAATGAAAGAGATGCATTTGATTTTGCTGTGCATGACAACTGCTTCCATTGGTAATTTACTATGGGGTCTGGCCacaaatgattattatatttacGCAA CTTATATCATCAATTGTTTCGGCGGGCTCGCGTCATTGATGTGGAAAACTCTTCTGTCCTACATGGTACCACCTgatgaaattggaaaaatcttAGCTCTCGTTACGATTATCAACAATTTAAATAACTTGCTATCGAGTTTAGTTTATACCAACATTTACAACGCCACTATTGACACTAATAGCGGGATTTTCAACTTTGTTTCGTTTGGTATTCACGTCGTCGTTCTTATCATTATCCT ATTTATGTTACGATTGAAGTTGCCTCGATACCAAGCGCCTACAGATGCAAATGCGGAAATTGAAAGCGGTCCTAAAGAAGTCACTTCGAATAATAACACTACTGAATCTGTCAAAAAGAATTCAAATAGAAGAAGTTTAAGTTTGGATATTGCCGTAACGgttaataatgaaattgaagaaaatacgAAGAAATTCAGTTTAAATTATTAG
- the LOC130452028 gene encoding proton-coupled folate transporter-like isoform X1 yields MAWNKYLGVEVVLLFVGFSVVLEGSVYTNLYIYRTCYVILGYNQSDCAQLGNEVNDITKDLEPKVQPTVNKINMVQTVAGTLFPMIFNLFVGTWSDKFGRKPFLLLCLIGIIVTTTGNIFIIHFENASPWWFIVTSLPTVVTGGFVTLFIVISAYLVDSSTSTNRATRFSLIEVTSGIASFVGSLVSAPILYATSYQTIFIIAAGLQLTSFLYTLLFISETVKKENNNRVPKIVELIKTGGIIGNIKHALRKRENNIRPYLLMIVGVPLISGFASGQASVMNLFLRAKHHWNLTKINTVHSFVSVLNISGTLAGTFLLYKTLKMKEMHLILLCMTTASIGNLLWGLATNDYYIYATYIINCFGGLASLMWKTLLSYMVPPDEIGKILALVTIINNLNNLLSSLVYTNIYNATIDTNSGIFNFVSFGIHVVVLIIILFMLRLKLPRYQAPTDANAEIESGPKEVTSNNNTTESVKKNSNRRSLSLDIAVTVNNEIEENTKKFSLNY; encoded by the exons ATGGCATGGAATAAATATCTCGGCGTGGAAGTGGTCCTACTCTTTGTTGGATTTTCTGTGGTTTTAGAAG GATCCGTGTATACGAATCTGTACATCTACAGGACTTGTTACGTAATATTAGGTTATAATCAATCGGATTGTGCCCAATTAGGAAATGAGGTAAACGATATAACCAAAGATTTGGAACCGAAAGTTCAACCGACCGTAAACAAAATCAATATGGTACAAACAGTCGCTGGTACTTTGTTCCCGATGATTTTTAACTTGTTTGTGGGAACGTGGTCCGACAAATTTGGAAGAAAACCGTTCTTGTTGCTTTGTTTaatag GGATAATTGTTACGACGactggaaatattttcattattcatttcgAAAACGCTTCGCCTTGGTGGTTTATAGTGACTTCTTTACCGACTGTTGTCACGGGTGGATTCGTTACTTTATTCATTGTCATTTCAGCTTATCTAGTTGATAGTTCGACCTCCACAAATAGAGCTACTAG ATTTTCTTTGATTGAAGTGACATCTGGAATAGCCTCGTTCGTTGGAAGTCTTGTATCGGCGCCTATTTTATACGCTACTAGCTACcaaactatatttattatagCAGCTGGACTACAACTGACTAGTTTTCTATATACTTTACTGTTTATATCAGAAACAGTtaagaaagaaaacaataataga gTGCCGAAAATTGTAGAGTTAATAAAAACAGGCGGTATCATCGGAAATATAAAACATGCTTTGAGAAAACGCGAAAACAACATCAGACCATACCTTCTAATGATTGTAGGAGTACCACTGATATCAGGATTTGCGAGTGGACAAGCATCTGTCATGAATCTATTTTTGAGAGCTAAACATCATTGGAATTTAACCAAAATTAACACAGTTCACAGTTTCGTAAGTGTTTTGAATATATCTGGTACGCTGGCTGGTACGTTCCTTTTATATAAAACGCTGAAAATGAAAGAGATGCATTTGATTTTGCTGTGCATGACAACTGCTTCCATTGGTAATTTACTATGGGGTCTGGCCacaaatgattattatatttacGCAA CTTATATCATCAATTGTTTCGGCGGGCTCGCGTCATTGATGTGGAAAACTCTTCTGTCCTACATGGTACCACCTgatgaaattggaaaaatcttAGCTCTCGTTACGATTATCAACAATTTAAATAACTTGCTATCGAGTTTAGTTTATACCAACATTTACAACGCCACTATTGACACTAATAGCGGGATTTTCAACTTTGTTTCGTTTGGTATTCACGTCGTCGTTCTTATCATTATCCT ATTTATGTTACGATTGAAGTTGCCTCGATACCAAGCGCCTACAGATGCAAATGCGGAAATTGAAAGCGGTCCTAAAGAAGTCACTTCGAATAATAACACTACTGAATCTGTCAAAAAGAATTCAAATAGAAGAAGTTTAAGTTTGGATATTGCCGTAACGgttaataatgaaattgaagaaaatacgAAGAAATTCAGTTTAAATTATTAG